In the Gossypium raimondii isolate GPD5lz chromosome 9, ASM2569854v1, whole genome shotgun sequence genome, one interval contains:
- the LOC105797548 gene encoding probable LRR receptor-like serine/threonine-protein kinase At3g47570, which produces MSLHQQPLHLFQLCLVFMAFSHNELSGEIPSSLGGCTSLQYLYMDHNYFTGQLPSSLSSLRGIEEVDLSHNNFSGMIPKYFSTFPFLVQLNLSFNDFQGDVPVGRVFSNVTALSLVGNDKLCGGIPELQLPSCLLKKPGRKNMSLPLKLTISLIFGLVGLFLILFAVLFYCFKMQRKCSSTKSSLVDPFMKISYGDLLKATDGFSSGNLIGIGSFGSVYKGVLEDQIYVAVKVLNLQRIGASKSFFSECKALRNIRHRNLVKIFTACSSVDYRGNEFKALVYEFMPNKSLEAWLHSPLDEEQEQPRSLSLCQRLNIITDVAAAVDYLHNHCELPIIHCDIKPSNVLLDDSMTAHLGDFGLARITADSNSEVISDQTSSVGLKGTIGYAAPEYGMGSKATKEGDVYSFGILLLHVFTGKRPTDDMFRDGLNLHKLVQMCLDENVEEIVDPTLVLGEAAAEPLPHLKGINECLISLLRIGEACSRELPRDRMEIHDALNHLLKLKTMF; this is translated from the exons atgagctTGCATCAGCAGCCCTTGCATCTGTTCCAGCTTTGCTTGGTCTTCATGGCCT TTTCCCACAATGAGTTATCTGGGGAAATTCCAAGTAGCCTTGGTGGTTGTACAAGCTTGCAGTATCTTTACATGGACCATAATTACTTCACAGGACAACTTCCAAGTTCTCTGAGTTCATTGAGAGGCATTGAAGAAGTGGATCTTTCACACAATAACTTTTCTGGAATGATTCCGAAATACTTTTCCACCTTTCCCTTCTTAGTACAATTGAACTTATCTTTCAATGATTTTCAAGGAGATGTGCCTGTAGGTAGAGTCTTTAGCAACGTGACCGCACTTTCGTTGGTCGGTAATGACAAGTTGTGTGGAGGTATCCCAGAATTACAATTGCCTTCGTGCTTGTTGAAAAAGCCTGGACGGAAAAACATGTCCCTCCCACTCAAGCTTACAATTTCTCTCATATTTGGACTTGTGGGATTGTTTCTAATTCTTTTTGCAGTGTTATTCTACTGCTTTAAGATGCAAAGGAAGTGTTCCTCGACAAAATCATCGCTCGTGGATCCGTTCATGAAGATTTCTTACGGTGATCTTCTCAAGGCAACGGATGGATTTTCGTCAGGGAATTTGATTGGCATTGGCAGCTTTGGCTCAGTTTATAAAGGGGTTCTTGAAGATCAAATATATGTTGCTGTGAAGGTGCTAAATCTACAAAGAATAGGAGCTTCCAAGAGCTTTTTCTCCGAATGCAAAGCTTTGAGAAACATTAGGCACAGGAATCTTGTCAAAATTTTTACTGCTTGCTCAAGTGTTGATTACCGAGGTAATGAATTCAAAGCACTCGTTTACGAGTTTATGCCAAACAAGAGTCTTGAGGCTTGGTTGCATTCTCCTCTAGATGAGGAGCAAGAGCAACCAAGGAGTTTAAGCCTTTGTCAGCGGCTAAACATAATCACAGATGTAGCTGCTGCAGTGGATTATCTTCACAACCATTGCGAGTTGCCGATCATACACTGCGATATAAAGCCAAGCAACGTCCTTCTGGACGATAGCATGACTGCTCATCTGGGTGATTTTGGTCTGGCAAGGATCACTGCTGATAGCAATTCCGAAGTCATATCAGATCAAACTAGTTCAGTTGGCCTAAAAGGAACTATTGGATATGCTGCACCAG AGTATGGCATGGGAAGCAAGGCAACTAAAGAGGGTGATGTGTATAGCTTTGGGATCTTACTGCTGCACGTATTCACAGGGAAAAGGCCGACTGATGACATGTTCAGGGATGGTCTAAACCTTCACAAGTTAGTGCAGATGTGTTTGGATGAGAATGTGGAGGAGATAGTTGATCCTACGCTTGTTTTGGGAGAAGCAGCAGCTGAGCCTCTCCCTCACTTGAAGGGTATCAATGAGTgtttaatttcattacttaGAATAGGGGAGGCATGTTCTCGGGAATTGCCCAGAGATAGAATGGAAATCCATGATGCTCTCAATCATTTGCTTAAACTTAAAACCATGTTTTAA